The genomic region CATTATTAATTAATCAAGTTGCAGAATATTTGGATGACCAAAGAGACGTCTTTGTTTCTACAGCGTGCCATTCCATCACTGATTATAATGATTTTGTTAATCCAAATAATGTGAAAGTCGTATTGGATAAAAATTCACAAGCTTTGTATTTTAGTAGAGCGCCCATTCCTTTTCCTAGAGATGAATTTAATCAAAAGATAATTGGAAGAGAGGGATTTTATAAGCATATTGGCATTTATGCTTATCGTGCTAAGTTTCTAAAAGGCTTTAAAGATATTGAGCAAGTACCATTGGAAGATATTGAAAAGTTGGAGCAGCTTAGAATTCTATATGCAGGTTATAAAATTGGTGTGGTTCATTCAATTGACACGCCATTTCCTGGAGTTGATACCCCCGAAGACCTTAAAAGGGTAAGAAAGCTATTTTCTAATTAAATAGCAGATTCACCCGTTTCGCCAGTTCTAATCCTTACCACCTCTTCAATGTTGCTTACAAAAATTTTTCCATCCCCAATTTTTCCTGTGTGAGCAGCAGCAGATATTGCTTCAATGACTTTTTTAACCATTTTGTCTGAGACAATAATATCTAATTTAATTTTAGGTAAAAAATCAATTACATACTCTGCGCCCCTGTAGAGTTCAGTGTGACCTTTTTGTCTTCCGAAGCCCTTAACTTCTGTCGCTGTAATTCCATTGATGCCAATTTCAGAAAGAGCTTCTCTTACTTCGTCTAATTTAAATGGCTTAATTACTGCCTCAATTTTTTTCATTTAATTTCCTTCTTCAAATGCATTAATGTTTAAAGGTTACGGGGTATCTTCTGTCTTTGCCAAAAGCTCTATGAGTAATTTTAGGTCCTATAGGGCTTTGGGCTCTTTTAAATTCATTATTGTTAATTAACTTTACAACGTGATTCACATTTTTACTAGTAAAACCTTTTTTGACAATCGACGCTATATCTAAATCTTTTTCAACATAAAGCTCAATTATCTTATCAAGAATTTCATATTTAGGGAGGCTATTCTGATCAAGCTGATTAGGACTTAATTCAGCTGTAGGTGGTCTTTTGATTATTTCATTAGGAATGATGGTTGATATTGAATTTCTATAATGTGCTAATTTATAAACCCATGTTTTTGGCACGTCTTTAAGAAGTGCAAAGCCTCCAACCATATCTCCATAAAGGGTTGTATACCCTACAGCAGTTTCACTTTTATTACTTGTTGATATTACAAGGCCATTAAATTTATTAGATAAAGCCATTAATAAAACACCCCTGATACGAGCCTGTAAATTCTCTTCAGTCGTGTCAAAAGGCTTATTTTTAAAATCACTAGATAATGTTTTTCTAAAAAGTTTAAAAATAGGTTGAATATTTATTTCTTTGTAATTGACACCTGTATTTTTAATTATTTTGCGAGATTCAATAATACTTATTTTAGAAGTGAATTCTGAAGGCATCATGACGGCAGTAATATTTTTTTTGTCAAATACGTCATTTGCCAAAGCCAAAACCAGAGCAGAATCTATACCACCAGATAACCCTATAAAAAGACTTTTAAAATTATTCTTAACTACATAATCTCTAAGCGCTAATTTAAGTGCCTCATATAAATGTGATTCTTTGTTATAAGGAGATTCATCAAAATTATTCTTAATATTTATTTTTGAGGAAACATCAATAATCGCTGTTTCTTCTTTAAAAAATGATAACTGGTGGATAAGCTTTGCATGTTTGCTAACAACAAAAGAGCCGCCATCAAATATGAGCTCATCTTGACCTCCAATTGCATTGACGTAGATCACAGTAGATTTTGTTTCTTTAGCTAACTTGGAAATAATTTTTACTCGTTTTTCATACTTTTCTATTTCATAAGGGGATGCATTAATTACAATAATGGCATCCACCGATTTTTTCTTAAGTAATTGGCTTGGGGAAGCTTTCCAAGCATCTTCGCAAATAATAAGACAGATCTTTAAACCTTTATGTACAAAAATAAACTCTTTTTTACCAGGTTCAAAATATCTATTTTCGTCAAATACCCCATAATTAGGAAGAATTTTTTTAAAATAGGTGCCTTGAATTTTTCCATTAAAAAGTAATGATGCCGCATTGTATATCTTGTTGCCTTTTTTTAATGGGTGCCCAACAATTACTTTAATAGAAGGCACGGCTTGCGCAATTTTACTCAATGCTTTTGAACATGCTTTAAGAAAATCTTCTCTTAAGACAAGGTCTTCAGGTGGGTAGCCACAGATTGAGAGTTCAGGTGTAATAAGCAATTCAGCCCCTTTTTTAGAAGCCTCTTTAGCTCTTTTGATGATAGCAATGCTATTGTTTTCAATATCACCAACAAATGAATTTATTTGCGCTAGTGCTATTTTCATAGTTTTAGTAGCTGCCACCCGCATTTTTAATAATGTCAACAATCTCTGTATTTTTTGCTTTGAGTGCGTATACAAGAGCTGTTAATCCATAACGATCTTTTGCTTTTAAATTAACTTTTGATTCAATAAAAAGCTGAATCATTTCCTTGGATTTATTTGCTACAGCATAATGAATTATTGGTGTGCCATCAGAATCTTTGCGGTCAATATTGGCACCATTTGCTATAAGAAGTTTTGAAACTGCTAAATGATTTTTTTTCGTAGCCCAAGTTAGAGCTGTCCAATTGAACTGGTCTTCATAATCAATTTTTATGCCACGCTTTATGAAAAGACTTACTGCATCTGCATTACCTTCTCTTGCAGCATACATAAGAGGACTGCACTTATATTTATCTACGATATTTGGATCAGCGCCCTGGTCAAGAAGTATTTGAATGGTTTTAATATCACCGTTTTTTGCGGCATACATCAAAACAGTTTGCCCAGCATCGTTAGTGTTGTTAGGATCAATACCATGTTTTATTAATAGATCTACGATGTTATGAAATCCTGATATCGCAGCTAGTCCATAAGCACTCCAGCCGTCATTGTCTCTTATTTTTGGATCTGCCCCATTATCTAAAAGTAATTGAGCTGATCGAGTGTAATTTTTCTTTGCAGCAAACATTAGCGCCGTCCAGCCGTTACTTTCAATCGCATTCACTGAGGCACCTTTTTTAATTAAGAGCGCTACAACCTTATCCATATCTTTTCTTACTGCATACATAAGAGCTGTGACGCCATCTTCATCTTTAGTATTTGGATTTCCACCACTTTCCAAAATAGCGCTTACTGTTTCAAGATCGCCTTTTGCTGCTGCTGTTAAAAGATAATTTACTGATTCTTCTGCATTTGCTATTAAGGCAAAAAATGAAGTGATTAGAAAAAAGGTAAGAAGAGTTTTTTTATACAATTTTTATTTTTTTAACAATGCTTGCATAGTAAGTCCCATGTCTGCGGGGGATTTAGACATGCTCACACCGGCTTTTTCTAGCGCCTTAATTTTATCTATTGCAAGGCCAGAGCCTTGAGAAATGATAGCACCTGCATGACCCATTCTTTTCCCTTCAGGGGCTGTAATGCCAGCAATATAGCCTGCTATAGGTTTTTTTATATGTTGTTTAATATACTCAGCAGCCACTTCTTCGTCTGAGCCGCCAATTTCACCAACTAATATAACGCCCTTTGTATTTTTATCTTCTTCAAACATTTGCAGACATTCAATAAAATTTAGTCCTTTGATGGGATCGCCACCAATACCAACACATGTGCTTTGGCCTAGCCCAAGCATTGTTGTTTGTTGAACAGCTTCATAGGTTAAAGTGCCGGATTTTGAAATAATTCCAATCGATCCAGGTAAGTGAATGCTTCCTGGCATAAT from Candidatus Methylopumilus universalis harbors:
- the kdsB gene encoding 3-deoxy-manno-octulosonate cytidylyltransferase codes for the protein MTFKIIIPARYQSSRLEGKPLLEIDGVPMVVHVVKQSLKSKADEVVVATDDQRIFDVVVKFGYKAMMTNLNHRSGTDRVAEVVDLMGWADNEIVVNVQGDEPLINPLLINQVAEYLDDQRDVFVSTACHSITDYNDFVNPNNVKVVLDKNSQALYFSRAPIPFPRDEFNQKIIGREGFYKHIGIYAYRAKFLKGFKDIEQVPLEDIEKLEQLRILYAGYKIGVVHSIDTPFPGVDTPEDLKRVRKLFSN
- a CDS encoding P-II family nitrogen regulator, giving the protein MKKIEAVIKPFKLDEVREALSEIGINGITATEVKGFGRQKGHTELYRGAEYVIDFLPKIKLDIIVSDKMVKKVIEAISAAAHTGKIGDGKIFVSNIEEVVRIRTGETGESAI
- a CDS encoding NAD+ synthase — protein: MKIALAQINSFVGDIENNSIAIIKRAKEASKKGAELLITPELSICGYPPEDLVLREDFLKACSKALSKIAQAVPSIKVIVGHPLKKGNKIYNAASLLFNGKIQGTYFKKILPNYGVFDENRYFEPGKKEFIFVHKGLKICLIICEDAWKASPSQLLKKKSVDAIIVINASPYEIEKYEKRVKIISKLAKETKSTVIYVNAIGGQDELIFDGGSFVVSKHAKLIHQLSFFKEETAIIDVSSKINIKNNFDESPYNKESHLYEALKLALRDYVVKNNFKSLFIGLSGGIDSALVLALANDVFDKKNITAVMMPSEFTSKISIIESRKIIKNTGVNYKEINIQPIFKLFRKTLSSDFKNKPFDTTEENLQARIRGVLLMALSNKFNGLVISTSNKSETAVGYTTLYGDMVGGFALLKDVPKTWVYKLAHYRNSISTIIPNEIIKRPPTAELSPNQLDQNSLPKYEILDKIIELYVEKDLDIASIVKKGFTSKNVNHVVKLINNNEFKRAQSPIGPKITHRAFGKDRRYPVTFKH
- a CDS encoding ankyrin repeat domain-containing protein, whose amino-acid sequence is MYKKTLLTFFLITSFFALIANAEESVNYLLTAAAKGDLETVSAILESGGNPNTKDEDGVTALMYAVRKDMDKVVALLIKKGASVNAIESNGWTALMFAAKKNYTRSAQLLLDNGADPKIRDNDGWSAYGLAAISGFHNIVDLLIKHGIDPNNTNDAGQTVLMYAAKNGDIKTIQILLDQGADPNIVDKYKCSPLMYAAREGNADAVSLFIKRGIKIDYEDQFNWTALTWATKKNHLAVSKLLIANGANIDRKDSDGTPIIHYAVANKSKEMIQLFIESKVNLKAKDRYGLTALVYALKAKNTEIVDIIKNAGGSY
- the sucD gene encoding succinate--CoA ligase subunit alpha, which translates into the protein MSILINKSTRLICQGFTGKQGTFHSEQALAYGTKLMGGVTPGKGGSLHLNLPVFNTVRDAIKTTGANASVIYVPPAFAADSIIEASEEGIEIIVCITEGIPIQDMINVKAAIRANQSKLIGPNCPGVITPGECKIGIMPGSIHLPGSIGIISKSGTLTYEAVQQTTMLGLGQSTCVGIGGDPIKGLNFIECLQMFEEDKNTKGVILVGEIGGSDEEVAAEYIKQHIKKPIAGYIAGITAPEGKRMGHAGAIISQGSGLAIDKIKALEKAGVSMSKSPADMGLTMQALLKK